The following are encoded in a window of Impatiens glandulifera chromosome 5, dImpGla2.1, whole genome shotgun sequence genomic DNA:
- the LOC124939157 gene encoding protein DEK-like: MVVKNDGRVQAYAMQIGKILHFLHVELGEGEPLPSGNLLNSEQMSKKTTKAARTKSSRTKSSKETSSSAPSGESSKQADPKGKAVQAEAQRKKGRKKKSAKKSTQKPADSEKMLSSDNSPKRTADVFQPIPINTVHPNPADSPSSRQTEPSESQET; this comes from the coding sequence ATGGTGGTAAAGAATGACGGACGGGTCCAGGCTTACGCCATGCAAATAGGGAAGATCCTACATTTCCTTCATGTtgaacttggtgaaggtgaaccgcttcCATCCGGTAATCTTCTTAACTCTGAGCAGATGAGCAAGAAAACTACTAAAGCGGCTAGGACGAAGTCATCCAGAACCAAATCATCAAAAGAAACCAGCTCGTCTGCACCGTCTGGTGAAAGTTCAAAACAAGCCGATCCTAAGGGAAAGGCGGTTCAAGCCGAAGCTCAGCGGAAaaagggaagaaagaagaagtcagCGAAGAAGAGCACCCAGAAACCGGCAGATTCCGAGAAAATGCTATCCTCGGACAATTCACCgaaaagaaccgcagatgtcttTCAGCCGATCCCAATCAACACAGTCCATCCCAATCCGGCCGATTCTCCTTCATCAAGGCAAACTGAACCCTCGGAGAGCCAAGAAACTTAA